DNA sequence from the Asticcacaulis sp. AND118 genome:
GTATCGATCTGGTGGCCAATTATCGCCTGCCGACCGACACCTACGGTCGCTTCAACTTCAACCTCGCCTGGAACACGGGCAACACCGAGATCACCCGCCTGCCGGGCGCCAGCACGACCTCGAACCTGCAAAACCCGCCGGTTCTGTTCGCGCGCATCCGTCAGTATATCCTCACCAACTCGACGCCTGAGAACAAGGGTTCGGCAACCGTTGACTGGACCGGCGGCAAGTGGGCGGTGAACGGTCGCGCCACCTATTATGGCGACGTGATCGACGCCGCCGCGGCTTCCGCCAGCGACATCCACACGGGGGAAAAGACGCTGGTGGACCTGTCGGCCAGCTACAAGCTGACGGCCAAAACCTCGGTGACGGTCGGCGCGGACAACGTCTTCGACGTCTATCCGGACAAGACGCTGGCCTCGCTGCAAGGGTCGCAGGGCGCGCTGGCCTTCACGCGCTTCTCGCCCTTCGGCTTCAACGGCCGTTATGTCTATGCGCGCCTGACCCACAACTGGTAGGCCTGACTGGTAATAAGCGACCACACCCTCTCGAAGCCCCGCAGGACGCCTGCGGGGCTTTTTTCGTCGCCTGCTCACGTAAAAGAGGGACTTGCGGGTTGCGCGGTTCATGGCATCATTGCGGCCATGATGACGCAAAGCCTCGCCAAGATCGCCCGTATCCTCGTCCTGACCGCCGCAACGGCGGCGCTGTCCGCCTGTGGCGGTGGGGGCGGCGGAGGCGGCGGCTCCACCTCCACGCCCTCGACCGGTGGCGGCGGTAGCGTCACCGGGTGGGTCAGCGGCGTGTTTCAGGCCGCCAGCACCTTCAAGGACAAGTGCGAAACCGTGCGCACCGGCCTCGACATCGAAGGCAACCGCTTCCCGGACAAGACCGGCACGGCGCTCGACGAAAAGAACTGGCTGCGCTCATGGACGCGTGAAACCTATCTGTGGAACACCGAGGTCACCGATACCGACCCGGCCAATGGCGGCACGCGCACCCAGTATTTCGCCGGGCTGAAGACCTTCGCCAAAACCGCTTCGGGCAAGGACAAGGACGAATTCCACTTCAGCGAAGCCACCGCCGACTATCTGGCGCGCCGCAACGCCACAGCGACGGCCAGCTACGGCATGGAGCTGGTGGCCAATTCGACCACCACGCCGCGCGATTTCCGCGTCCTCTATACCGAGCCCGGCTCGCCCGCCGCCGGTGTGGTGCCGCGCGGCGCGCGCCTCCTCAAGGTCAATGGCTACGACCTCGTCAACGACAACACGCAAACCGGCGTCAATGCGCTGAATGCCGGGCTTTTCCCCGCCAGTGCCGGCATATCGACGAACTTTGAGCTGCGGCTGGTCGACGGAACCACCAGGACCGTCACCCTGACCTCGGCCAATGTCAGCCCCAAGGCCGTCAACAAGAGCAGCGTGCTGACCGACGGCAGCGCCAAGGTCGGCTATATCCTGTTCAACACCTTCAGCCCCTATTCGAGCGAGACCGAGATCGTCTCGGCCGTGCGCGACATGCAGACCGCCGGGGTCAACGACCTGATCCTCGACCTGCGCTATAATGGCGGCGGGCTTCTGGCCGTGGCGTCGCAGCTCAGCTACATGATCGCCGGCAATACGCGGACCAATAACCGCACCTTTGAAAGTCTGAAATTCAACGCCGCCGCAGGGGCGAACAATCCCGTGACGGGTCAACCGAACAACCCCGTACCCTTCTATAAGGAAGGCCTGGGCTTCAGCGTCGCCTCCGGCACATCATTACCCAGCCTCAACCTGTCGCGCGTCTTCATCCTGTCCACCGCCGACACCTGCAGCGCCTCCGAAGCGGTGATCAACGGCCTGCGCGGCGTGGGTGTCGAGGTCATCCTGATCGGCGGCAAGACCTGCGGCAAGCCCTACGGATTCTACCCGCAGGACAATTGCGGCGAGACCTATTACACCGTGCAGTTCCAGGGCGTGAACGACCTCGGTTTCGGCGACTATGCCGACGGCTTCGTGCCGAACAACACCACGGCCACCAGCGGCGTCAAGTTGCCAGGCTGCGTCGCCAGCGACGACCTGACCCGCGACCTCGGTGCCGCGGCTGAGGGGCTGGTCAGCACGGCCCTCAGCTATCGGCGCACCGCATCGTGCCCGGCAACGGCCATCAGCTTCGCCGCGGCCGACACCGCCGTGCAATCGGCCGGACCGGTGAGCAGCGGCACAGGCCCGGCCATCGTGCCCCCCAAATGGATCATGGACGTCAACCGCGACATGACCCTGCCGGGAGGCCGCTGATGCGCCGCATTATGCTTACCGGGCTATTGTGCGCGCTGGGGCTTGGCGGCTGTCAGACGATGGCGGCGGTAAAGGCCGTGCCAGCCAGCGTCGATATGAGCCACCCGGAAACCGTCCGCCGCCTCAAGGCCGCTCTGGCCCCGGTGATGGGACGAGCCCATATCGAATTTGGGCCCAGCGCCGCAACCCAGACCACAATGCTGGGCGTGTTGCCGCCCCCTTTGGGCCCGCTTGAGACCCACTCCACCGCCGTTCCCACCCTCTTCGATGTGATGATCCGGGACGGGAAATGCCTGGCCGTGCGGCACGATACAGGGGCTGAAACGGAATTGAAGGGCGTGACCTGCCGTCCGGTCTGATCGAGACTTATCCCCGCCTTTAACAGGCTGTGGATTGGAGTTAAGTGGACATTCGCGCACGGGCCGAATCACGGCAGCGACAGCGCCTTTCGTACCTGCTTAAACACCCCGATGAACACCACCATGCTCGATGCCCCCCTGCCCGTTTCGGCCGACGCGCCCCACGCCCTGCCGCACAATCTCGAAGCCGAACAGGCCCTGCTGGGCTGCCTGATGTTCGACAACGGTGCCTATGAGCGCATGTACGACGGGCTGGCGGCGCGGCATTTTTACGAGCCCTTCCATCAGAAGCTGTTCGGCACCATCGAAGAACAGATACGCATCGGGCATCTGGCCGAGCCCATCGTGCTGCTGGACAAGTTCAAGAACGATCAGGCCTTCAACGACCTCGGCGGCATCCGCTACCTGGCCGACCTGGTCGATCGCGCCCCGCCGGCGGCCAATGCGTCGGACTATGCCCGCGTCATCTACGATCTGGCCCTGCGCCGCGACCTGATCCGTCTGGGCGGCGAGATCGCCCGTTCGGCCACGCTTGACGAAAACGGCCGCGACCAGATCGAAAAGGCCGAAGCCCAGCTCTATGAAATGGCCGAAAAAGGCACATCCTCGACCGGATTCAAGACCTTTTCCGAAGCGGTCACAGGGGCCATCAGCCACGCCGAGGAAGCCTTCCACCGCGATGGCGGCCTGTCGGGTCTGGCCACGCGACTGGACGACCTCGACCGTCAGATCGGCGGCCTGCACAAGTCGGACCTGATCATTCTCGCCGGGCGTCCCTCGATGGGCAAGACCGCCCTGGCCACCAATATCGCCATGAACGTGGCCAAACGCTACCGCTTCGAGATTCAACCCGACGGCACGCGCAAGACGGTCGATGGCGGCGTCGTCGCCTTCTACTCGCTCGAAATGTCCGCCGATCAGTTGGCCACCCGTCTGCTGGCCGACGCGTCCGGCGTGTCCTCCGACCGCCTGCGTAAAGGCGAAATCGACGCAGTGGAGTTCGGCCGGCTGAAAGACGCGGCGATGGAGATCGCCTCCTATCCGCTATACATCGACGACACCGGCGGCCTGAGCCTCGCCAAACTGACCGCCCGTGCGCGTCGCCTGAAACGCACCGCCGGCCTCGACTGCATCGTCGTCGACTACCTGCAGCTCGTAACGCTGGGAGATTCTAACATGAACCGCGTGCAGGAAGTCTCGACCATCACCATGGGCCTCAAATCGCTGGCCAAAGAGCTTCAGGTGCC
Encoded proteins:
- a CDS encoding replicative DNA helicase, whose product is MLDAPLPVSADAPHALPHNLEAEQALLGCLMFDNGAYERMYDGLAARHFYEPFHQKLFGTIEEQIRIGHLAEPIVLLDKFKNDQAFNDLGGIRYLADLVDRAPPAANASDYARVIYDLALRRDLIRLGGEIARSATLDENGRDQIEKAEAQLYEMAEKGTSSTGFKTFSEAVTGAISHAEEAFHRDGGLSGLATRLDDLDRQIGGLHKSDLIILAGRPSMGKTALATNIAMNVAKRYRFEIQPDGTRKTVDGGVVAFYSLEMSADQLATRLLADASGVSSDRLRKGEIDAVEFGRLKDAAMEIASYPLYIDDTGGLSLAKLTARARRLKRTAGLDCIVVDYLQLVTLGDSNMNRVQEVSTITMGLKSLAKELQVPVIALSQLSRQVESRDDKRPQLSDLRESGSIEQDADIVMFVYRESYYLGRAEPKEGTPEHLQWQEDMDKLRGTAEVIIGKQRHGPIGTVRLSFDENVTRFGNLARSDRYDNYQ
- a CDS encoding S41 family peptidase translates to MMTQSLAKIARILVLTAATAALSACGGGGGGGGGSTSTPSTGGGGSVTGWVSGVFQAASTFKDKCETVRTGLDIEGNRFPDKTGTALDEKNWLRSWTRETYLWNTEVTDTDPANGGTRTQYFAGLKTFAKTASGKDKDEFHFSEATADYLARRNATATASYGMELVANSTTTPRDFRVLYTEPGSPAAGVVPRGARLLKVNGYDLVNDNTQTGVNALNAGLFPASAGISTNFELRLVDGTTRTVTLTSANVSPKAVNKSSVLTDGSAKVGYILFNTFSPYSSETEIVSAVRDMQTAGVNDLILDLRYNGGGLLAVASQLSYMIAGNTRTNNRTFESLKFNAAAGANNPVTGQPNNPVPFYKEGLGFSVASGTSLPSLNLSRVFILSTADTCSASEAVINGLRGVGVEVILIGGKTCGKPYGFYPQDNCGETYYTVQFQGVNDLGFGDYADGFVPNNTTATSGVKLPGCVASDDLTRDLGAAAEGLVSTALSYRRTASCPATAISFAAADTAVQSAGPVSSGTGPAIVPPKWIMDVNRDMTLPGGR